The nucleotide sequence TCTTCAAATTTCGATGTGCCGTTATAGGCGTGGTACTGCCAGTCGGACTGAGCCACACCGAACTCCAGCTCGCCTTCGCGAATGGTGTTGATGTTGTAGACCGAACCGCCAGTGGATTCGACCGAGCAGCGGATGCCGTGCTCTTTGCGGCCTTTGTTGACCAGGCGGCAAATCGCGCCGCCGGTTGGGTAATACACCCCGGTAACACCGCCGGTGCCGATGGTGATGAACTCTTCTGCCATAGCGGCTGGCGTCGCAGCCGCCAAAGTCAGGGCCGCAGCGGCCGTGATGGTGAACTTATTGTGGAACATTGTTCTCTCCCATTTGTATTTCTTGTTTGCGCGAACCCAAGCGGTGACGGTGGTCCATCCACTCTGGTTTCGTGCATGCGCAGACGTTGTCGGAATTTTGCATCCGATATGCGACGGCAGCGTCTCAGCCGACGGATCAGCTGTCTATGCGCGTAACTACCTATGGAAATAATTGCCCAAAAAGTGAATTATTGGAATAGCACGCACAGGAACACTCTTGATGACACGCGTTTTTCCACGAAATTCCAATAACTTACCGCCCGTTGGGCTGCGTGGAGATGGTGTCTACCTAACAGATAGCGACGGCAAACAGTATCTCGACGGGTCAGGCGGAGCCGCCGTTTCCTGCTTGGGGCATGGCGACCAGGCGGTGATTGAAGCGATAAAATCGCAGCTCGATTCGATGGCATATGCGCATAACAGCTTCCTGACGTCCGAGCCTGCGGAACAGCTCGCAGATATCTTGATTGACAACGCCCCGGCGGGGCTGGATCGCGTCTATTTCGTTTCAGGCGGGTCGGAAGCTATTGAAGCTGCATTGAAGCTGGCCCGGCAGTACTATCTGGAAATCGGGCAGCCCAAACGCAGCAAAATCATAGCGCGCAGGCAGAGCTACCACGGAAACACGCTCGGCGCTCTAGCTGTCGGCGGCAACGCGTGGCGACGCGCGCAATTTTCCCCACTTTTGATCGACGTCAGCCATATCGCCCCCTGCTTCGCTTATCGCGGACGCGAGGACACCGAGAGCGAAGAAGGCTACGGGCAGCGCATCGCTGACGAGTTGGAAGAAGAGATCCAAAGACTTGGGCCAGAAAACGTCATGTGCTTTGTCGCCGAACCCGTGGTCGGAGCGACACTAGGCGCAGTACCGGCAGTCGAAGGTTACTTTCGCCGCGTCCGCGAGATTTGTGACCGGCACGGCGTCCTCTTAATACTCGACGAGGTGATGTGTGGAATGGGGCGCACCGGTTCGCTATTTGCTTGTGAGCAGGAAGGTGTTTCCCCCGACATTTGCACAATCGCCAAGGGCCTTGGCGCCGGATACCAACCCATCGGCGCTATGATCTGCAGCAAGACTATCCATGACGCCATTCAGCACGGCTCTGGCTTCTTCCAGCACGGCCACACCTACCTGTCGCACCCAGTGGCTTGTGCGGCAGGGCTTGCTGTTCTCAAAAAGCTCACCGGCGGATTGGTGAGTGGTGTTGCCCGCAAAGGGAACTACCTTCAAAGCCAACTCAAGGCCAGATTTGAAAAGAACGCGCATGTCGGCGACATTCGTGGGCGCGGCCTATTTGTGGGTTTGGAATTCGTGCGTGACCGCGAAACCAAAGCGTGCCTTGACCCTGCTCTAAAATTCAACGCCAAGCTAAAAGCGGCGGCATTCGCCAATGGCCTGATCTGTTACCCAATGGGAGGCACGATTGACGGCCAACAAGGTGACCACGTGCTGTTGGCCCCGCCGTTCATTTCGCAAGACACCCACTTGGATGAACTGGTGGACAAGTTGGGGACGGCCATTGATCATGTTCTGCAAGATGTCGGCCTTCAATAACAAAGCCCAGTCAACGGCAATGTCAGCGCCATGAAGTTCTCACTTGGACTTGTTCTGGCCATCAGCCTAGCGGGATTGCAGTTCCTGGCAATTCTCATCGTTGTCACCACATCTTTTGTCACGTCCGAAAAAGCCATGCTGCAACATGCGCGGGATCTTTTGGCCGAGGCAGGAGCAAATGCCAGCGAGCATTCCAATGGCTTCCTGAAACCCGCGCGAGAGGCGGCGGAGCTATCCAAGCGGGTCATCGAAAGCGGCGTGATAGCGCATGACGATACTGCCCAGCTTGAGAATTTTCTGTTTCAGAGCCTTCAAAACGAGTCGCAAATTTCCGGTCTGTACTATGGGGATGAAGCCGGAAATTTTGTCTACGTCATGCGCAGCGACGGACCTGCCGCGTTTCGGACCAAAGTAATGCGACGCAAGGGTGACCTGCCCACGACACAACTGATCTGGCGGGACGCGAACTTCACGCCGGTCCAAACCGAAGTTGATCCCACCGATACATTCGACCCGCGCACACGGCCCTGGTACAAATCGGCGAAGTCGGAGCGTTCCACAATTTGGACCGAGCCCTACATCTTTTTCTCCTCGCAGCAGCCAGGTATTTCCGTCGCCGCCCCGGTGTTGCGTGACGGCGGCCTGAAAGGTGTCATAGGCGTTGACATAGAAATCTCCACCATCTCAAATTTCTTGTCGCAATTGGCGATCAGCGACAACGGGTCAGCGCTGATATTGAACGACAATGGCGACGTGATTGCCCACCCGGACATAACGCAGATCATTGTTCCAGACAGCGATGCCAATCTCCAGTTCGCTAATATTGAGAACATTGATGACCCAGTCGCTAAAGCGGCCTTTACCCGTCTGACTGCCACCGGAATGGTGGCTATTGAGCGCGAAACCCAATCGGAATTCCAGTATCAAAACAATCGATACGTATCCCTGTTGAAACCGTTACTCGGACGGGAGCTCCCTTGGACAATTGCAGTATTCGCGCCCGAAAGTGATTTCACCCAAGGTATCAAGGACAACCGGACGTGGAATATTTGGCTGGCCGCTATTGTTTCGTTTGCCGCGGCCCTCGCAGGGTTGGCGCTTGCAGAACTCATCCTAAAGCCCGTTCGTGCATTCGCGGTCCGCACCGCACTGGTTTCTCAGGGGGAAGTGTTAGCAGCCGAACCGCTCCCGGGGACCTACAAGGAGCTACATAAGGCCAATGAAACTCTGATCGATCAGATTGCTCAGCGCCGCGAGGCCGATGCCAAGATCCTGGAGTTGAACCGCGATCTGTCTCATTTCTCCCGGGTTAACCTGATGGGCCAAATGGCAACGGGGCTGGCCCATGAGCTGAGCCAACCATTGACGGCAATTTCGCAAAACGTGGACGCTGCGATAACCACCGCCAACCAGCAAAAGGACACGAACAAGGACTTGCTGGATATCCTGTCAGAGCTAGACGATCAGGCCCATCTGGGCGGCGACATCCTAAAGGCCTTGCGGGGCTTTGTACGCAAAGACCAGGTCAAAATCGCGCCCTTCGACGTCAACGAGTTGCTCCAACAAACGGAGCGTTTGCTCCACCATGAAGCGACCACTAATGGTGTTGCCCTGCGCTTCGACGTGCCCAAAATGCCGGAGGTTTCAGGCAGCAGAATTCAAATCGCACAAGTGCTTATCAACCTTGTCAGAAATGCCATGGAAGCGATCACGGAGGCGAACAGCCCCGTGAAAGAGGTTTCCGTCATCGCCAAGTCCCGCCCGAATAGTGTCGAGCTCTGGGTGGAGGATACGGGTCCAGGTATTGATCCAGAGGTCACTCTATTCAAACAATTTGAAACCAGCAAAAAGGATGGCATGGGGCTGGGGCTTTCCATATGCCGTACCATCGCCGAGGCCAATGGAGGTAGGCTTTGGTACGATGCTGAGCACACCGAACGCACGCGGTTTTGCCTATCACTTCCCGTTTGACGTAATATGGCCCGAACCCGACCTATGTTGTCGATGACAACGCGATATGAGACCACTGCGAAATGACGCTGCCTCCTGAAGGAAATTCGACTGTCTTTCTGATAGACGATGACGACCGCATCCGCACAAGCCTTGCCCGTGCGCTTAGAAAACGCGACTTTGCAGTACAGAGCTTTGCCTCCGCCGAAGACTTCTTGGAAGCGTATGACAAGGGCCGGCCGGGATGCCTGGTTTTGGATTACGGCATGCCTGGGTTAAACGGCCTGGATCTTCAAAAACACTTGGCTGAGAATAGCTCCGCCATCCCAATTATCTTCATTTCCGGCCACGCGGGCGTGCCCGAGTCGGTTCAGGCGATGAAAGCAGGGGCAGTTGATTTTCTGGAGAAGCCGTTCCGGCAGACCACTTTAGTGGCATGCATCAACGCAGCATTTGCGGCTGATCGCGCGGCAAGAAGCGCTGAGGAAGGCGCTAGAACCGCGCGAAACAACTTTGAGCGTCTTACCGCCCGGGAAAAAGAAATCGCGCAGTTTATGATTGCTTCGCCATCAAACACATCCAGCAAAGAAATCGGCCGCCACCTGAATATCAGCCCTAGAACTGTAGACCACCACAGGGCACGCATACTTGAAAAAATGGCTATTCATTCCGTGGCCGAGCTGATTGACCTGTCCATATCTGCCGCACTGCTTCAACCCAATCGCGTGGGCGAAAACGCGGGATAAGCCGTCGCTTCAATCTGCATGCCTTCGGGTCGCTAAACTCAGCAGGATAGAGGGCTTTTCCGACTGTCTGAACGTCCCCTCATTGCGGACGCATGCCTGCTTGTCACCACATCGTTTCAGCGGCCCGGGCACCCCAAGCAGCGTCATATCCCGCGCCGTCAAAATCGCCGTCCGACATTTCTTTCAACATCTCACCAATGCTTGGCAAACCCGCACTCTCGTCACGGCCTGCCCATGTTGCTGACCGCATCAAGGCCCGAGCACATTGGCTATAGATCTCCGCAATCTTGATGACGATGACGGATCGGGGGTGGCGGCCGTCTTGTTCAAAGGACACCAGCAGATCAGCATCGACGCTCACCCGCGCAGCGCCGTTCACCCGCACAACATTGTTGGACCCCGGAACCATGAACATCAACGAAACGCGGCCATCGACCACAATATTGCGCAAAGAATCGATCCGGTTATTCCCGCGCCAGTCCGGCATGGCCAATGTCTGCGCATCGAGTTCGCGTACAACGGCGCCAACATCTCCGCGCGGGCTGCCATCGGTGCCGTCTGGCCCGACGGTCGATAAGATGCAAAGCCGCGAGGTCATGATCCATTTGCGGTATGCCGGCGTCATCTGATGCGCGACTTTCAACAATGAAGCCTCACCCGGTTCGCCGTAGATGGTTTCCAACTCGGACACGTCCTTGATGTAGTCCATCACTCCGCCTTTCGGATAAATCCGGCCTCATCAAGCAGCGTTTCAGATGAGGCTTCGACCTCAGCCTCCAGCCGCGCCAAGAACGCTTCTTTGTCCATTCCGGCTTCAATCGGCGGCAGGAATTCTACAACTGCGGTCCCTGGCTTTCGGTAAATGCCGTGGCGCGGCCAAAAAACGCCGGCATTGGTGGACACAGGGTAACAATCCGTTCCCATCTGTTCGTACAGCACAGCGGTGCCAACCTTGTAGGGCCGCTTCACCCCGGGGGCCAACCGTGTACCTTGGCTGTAGATCACCAGCTGGCCGGGCAATTGCTCGCCCCGCTTCACGTCATCCAGCATCTTGGCGATCGCTTTGCCCTTCTTGCCGCGATTCACCGGCACACAACCCAAACGGTAGGCAAATTGGCCCAAAATGGGGGCGTAGAGCAGCTGCTGTTTCATGATAAATTTGCCATGGGGAATGGCGTCGTAAATCATAATGATATCGAGGAAGGATTGGTGCTTGGCGGCGACCAGCACCTGATCGGTGGGCGGCGTGCCGCGCACCTCGCAATGTAGGCCCACCATCCAGCGGGCCAAGAATTTCACGTAACGGCAATAGGCGTGGCAAGCCGCGACCGCGCCATGAGGGCTGGCAATAGTCCACGGCAGGTACACGATCGCGTAAACAGGCATGCCAAGATACATCACGACTATGAAGGCCAAAGACCGCAACCACTGAAGTGCAAAGCCCATCACTTCACCTCCTTGAGAACCGAAAGCGCGGCGCCGCGCGTTGCCCAAAACGCCACAATGGCGCCAAGGAGTGGAATGACCAAAGGCCACAGCCAGTGGAGGCCCTGGAACCCTAGTCCGGTAAGGAATGCGCCCTCCTCTGCCGCGCTCGGCAACAATGCCACGGCAATCATCCCCAAGCCTGTCCCGACCGCGCCGCCAACCAGAGCGCGCAAGGTGAACCGCCGCACAAAGGCCCGCGCGATGTATATGTCGCGCGCGCCGACCAGTCTGGTGACCCGTATTACCTGTGCATTGGCCGCCAAGGCTGCTCGCGCGGCAAGTGTAATCATTGCGGCCGTAGAAAGGATGATCAGCCCCATAGCCACCCAGCCCAAAGTGCGCAGCCGGTTTGCAGCTTGGACCAGAGGCCGCCGCCAACGGGTGTGATCGTCCAACACGGCCCCAGGCGCCTCGGCGGCGAGCCGCAGGCGAAGCCCTTCACTGTCATAGCCCGCGCCAACCTCGACAACTTCAATCAGCCGGGGGATAGGCAGGCTGTCGATCGGCAAATCGGGCCCAAACCAAGGCTCCAACAACAACCGCTGCTCTTCGTCACCCAGAATGCGAGAGCGTGAGACGCCAGGTGTCAGCCGCAGCACTTCCTGCGCAGCGCGGGTTTGCGCGTCCAACTCGGCCTCAGGGGCCGAAATGCGAACTGTCGATGACCGCGCAAGTTCTGATGACCATCGGTCCGCCAAGCGGCCAGTGGCGAGTGACAACGCCATAGCGAACACCGCCAGAAAAGCCATGGACGCCGCTGTGAAAGTCGTCAGCGTGGCTGTAAAACCTGTTGGCGGAACCACGCGGTCCGCTTGGCTGTCGCCACCCAGCAATCCTTGCAGCATTGCCAATACGCCCCTCATAAATCCGCTCCTGCCAGCTGCAGCTTGCGATTGGCGATCCTCAGGACCCGGGCGGAAACTTGGCTTTTGGCAGTCCGGATCAAGTTCAGATCATGCGTGGCCACCAACACTGATTTGCCCATTTTGTTCAGCTCGATCAGCAGCGAGAGCAATCTTTGCGACATTTCCCAGTCTACGTTGCCTGTCGGTTCATCCGCCAAAATCACGTCCGGCCCCATAATGACCGCACGTGCCAAGGCCGCGCGCTGCCGTTCCCCTCCGGACAATTCGGGGGGGCGTTGACTTTGTTGGTTCTTGAGCCCGACCCAGTCGATCAGCGCGGTCAAGTTCTCTGCCTCGGCGGCCACGTCGCGGCCCGCAACGGTCAAAGGCAGAGCGATGTTCTCTGCAACCGTCAGGTGATCAAGAAATTGGCAATCCTGATGAACCACGCCGATGCGGCGACGTGCCAAGGCAATCTGATCCCGTTCCAGCGTCCGCACATCTTGTCCGAAGACTTGGACCAACCCAGCGCTTGCCGTCAGTTCCATGTAGCAGAGTTTCAGGAAGGTCGATTTTCCGGCGCCTGATGGCCCTGTCAGGAAATGAAATGACCCGGGCTGCAGCCGCAAAGAGATGTCGCTCAACAAATCTCCCCCGCCATACGAATACGCCACGTTCTCAAGTTCTATCACGCGAGGGCCTGCTCCGGTTTACCTTTTCAAGACAATTAGGCCATAGCGGGCCACACTTGCAATCAATCAGAAACACAAACGCTTGGATTAGCAATTTTTGCGCGGTATGACGGAAGTCAGAAAACGGGGAGCGCCAATAACTTATGGTGCGGGATAAGGGATGTTAATGCGGCTGATATGCCCAAATTGCGACGCTGAGTACGAGGTGGATGGCACCTTGCTGCCCACTGAGGGTCGCGATGTGCAATGCTCGAATTGCAACACCACCTGGTTCCAGAAACCTGAAGGGACTGACGAGCCCCTGGACCTATCCCAGCCAGCAGCTGTGGCAGGTTTGACGCCGCAACGCCCTCAGACTGATCCTGATGCGTTGGATATCATCCACGAAGAGGTCGCGAGAGAAACCGCCGCCCGCGCCTCCGAAGCGGGTGGTCTTGAATCGCAACCCGATCTAGGGCTCGACGAGGCCGAAACGGCCGCGATCAAAGAGGCCCTGAACGACGATCTCATTGACGATACCGATGATGTCGCACTCGCTCCCGCGCCGCGCCGCGGTGAAAGCGCCAAGAAAGAGCTGTTTCCTGATATCGAGGAAATCAACTCAACCCTCGCATCAGCGCCCGACCCCGTCTACGACGAGGACGGCGAAGAGATTGAAACAAAGTCCGCAAATCCTCGCCGAGGCTTCCGTATCGGATTTGGATTGATGCTGATGCTGACGGCATTGGTGCTGGTGGTATACGCCTACGCTCCTGCCCTTGCAGAGCGTTTCCCAGCCTTGGCCGGCGCTCTGACCAGCTACGTGGCCGTCATCGACAGCTTGCGGGTAGCTCTGGAGGCGGGCGCGCAGTGGTTGCTGCAAAAGGTGACCGCATTGACCGAACAGGTCGGCTCGTAGCTTCTAGAATTGGTCAAGTAGCCGTTTGAGGTAATCGCGTTCGACTTCCGGGCGCTCCTGCTCGCCTGAGCGGCGTCGAATTTCGTCCAGCAGCTCGCGCGATCTGCGGCGGGAATCTTCGCCGCCAAGCATGCCTTGCTCCGTTCCCATCTGACCATCTGCGCCTTGCTCGCGGCCCAGCGGGTCGCGGTTTTGCTCGCTGAATTGGCCGTCACTGTTACCTTGCTGGCCCTGCTGCTCGTTCTGCGCCATGGCCTCGCCAAGGTTGCGCATACCTTCACGTAGGGCCTCCATTGCATCGGATTGCGCGCCCAACGCTTCTGCGGTGTCTTGGTCGCGCAATGCGCGTTCCGCGCGGCCCATGGCTTCATCTGCGCGGTCCAACGCGTCGCGAGCGGCGTCGCCTGCTTCTGTGCCTTCTCCAGGCAATGGCTGCGCCCGTTGGCGGGCCAATTCGTCACGAAGCCGCTGCTGGCGCTGGGCAAGCGATCCTTGCTCCTCGCCTTCACCGGCGCCGGTCTGCCCTTCGCCGTTTTGCTGATCGCCGCTTTCACCCTGGTTCTGAGCCTGACCCTGTCCGCCGCCGCCCTCGTGGCTTTCGCCGCGGCCCTGACCACCATTGCGGCCCTCATTGCCCTGGCTCTCGCCCGCTTGCGCGCCGGGGTTGAATTGCTCCTGAAGGTCGCGGAAGGCCTCGTCGCTCAGGCCTTGCTGTTCGCGCAAGGTCTCACCCAGACCTTCCATTGCCTGCTCGCCGGAACTTTGCTGCCCTTCGCCCTGCTGGCCTTCGGCGACCTGCATGTTCTCCATCATCTCCATGAGCTGCTGCAAAAGCTCTTCCGCCTCGGCGGTGCGACCCTCTTTCATCAGCTCTTCAATCCGGTCGAGCATTTCCTGCAGCTGGTCCTGCGTGATCTCTTGGCTTTCGCCATTCTGCGCCTGCTGCTGGCCGCCTTCCTGCGGTTCCTGGGCCAGCTGCTCCATATATTGGCGCATGGCTTCGGACAGTTCCTGCATCAGCTCGCTGATTTCCTCGTCCGAGGCACCATCCTGCATCGCTTGGTTCAACCGCTCCTGCGCTTCGCGCAGTCGGGCCAAAGCATCGGCCAGGCGTCCTTCTTCGATACGAACAGCGGCTTGCCACAAAAGGTCGGCGATTTCGTCGCGCACCTCCGTCGACAACCCGAACTGGGCGTTGATCTCCAACCGCGTCATCGCGCGGCGGATCATCAGATATGCCGTATCGTTTGGGAAATAGCCGTCGGGTTTGTAGGTGATCGTCCGCAGAATCTGGCTGACCCGCTTGGCATTTTCACGCGACCACAGCAGGTCGCGCCGCTGCTCGACCACCGCCGCCGCGATTGGCTGGAAGAACCGCCGCCCCGGCAGCGTCGTGGTCACCTCGTCATCTTCGCTGTCTTGCCCCGCCGCATCCAGTACGTCGAGGGTGAAACTGACATTTAGCCCCGCCCAAGGGTGCTCCGACATGTTCTCGACCAACAGCTCCGAGAAACTGTCCCGTTGGCCGTTGATCGGCATCGGCAGGTCAAGAACCAACGCCTCGCGCGGCTCTGGCTCCACTGCCAAACCGTGGCGCCGGTCGACATCCGCTAGGTTCAATGTGATGGTGGTGGTACCCGACTCCACGCCGTAGTCGTCCGACGCGTTAAACGGCAGCTTCATTTCCCCGTTCAACGCGCGTTCAATCGCGCCCTGGAACCACACTTTCGGAGGCGCGTCCGCACGGGCGGTAATGGTCCAGACTTGATCATCGACGGTCAAGCTGCCGCTTTGCGCGACGTCGATGGTGAAGGCTGACTTGGCCACTTCAGGCGCCGGCTTGCCGGACAGGGTCTCAGACCACGGGATTGATCCGACCTGCCCATACAGGCGCATGGTGATCTGGCTGCCCGTTGGTACGGTCAGCGCATCGGTGCGCACGTCATTGAGATAGATCGTGGGCTTTCCAGTATACGCCGGCGGCTCCACCCATGCTTCCCAGCTTGGCCCCGCAATCACGGCCTCACCCGGGGTGCCCGGCAACGAAATCTCCGGCGCGCCGAGCCGCCAAATGGAGCCAAACATTACCGCAATGCCGAAAAACAGCAGCGCCGCGTAGCGCAGCGCAAACGGATCACGGGCGGCGATCTTCAGGTCGGGCTCCACCGGCTTGGCCTTCGCAAGCCGCTTGCGGGTCCGCAGCACATGCGCATCCCACACTAAACGGGAGGCCGCGTCGTCCCCACCAATCGCCATGTCGTCAAACGTCGCCGTCAGCGGGCGTCCTGGCATCGAGCGGTCCAGCCGGTCAATGGCGTCGGCCTCGCTCACCCATGAAAAGTTGCGCCAAGCGTACCACACGCCAAAGCTCAGCCCGCCCAGCAGGGCCGCGCCGCCGATCCAGAACACTTCCACGGACACAGCGGTATGCAGCCCGAAGGACAGCACAAAAAACAGCGCCAGCAGCACCGACCACAATGGCCAAAACCCGCGCACCGCTTGCTCGGCAATCATACCCAGCCGGGTCAGCCCCAGGGGGCGGCTCAGCTCGTGGAGTGCAATCTGGCGGTCGTGCTTGTTCAACGCGTTATCCCACGGCTGCAGCACACCATTGCGCTACAGCCATTCAGGAATGGTATCTCGATTTATCATCTCGTCAAAGGTCGGACGTGCGCGAATGACGGCGAATTGATCCCCATGCACCAAAACTTCAGGAATCATGGGCCGCGAATTGTATTCCGACGCCATCACCGCGCCGTAGGCGCCCGCGGTGCGGAACGCCACCAAATCGCCCGCTTGCATGCGCGCCATGGCGCGCCCCTTGGCAAAGGTGTCGCCGCTTTCGCAGACCGGGCCAACCACGTCATATTTGGTCGGCAATTCGCCCACGGCCGGTTCCTTCACCGGCACAATATCGTGATGCGCGCCATACATGGCGGGCCGGATCAAGTCGTTCATCGCGGCGTTCAGGATCAAAAACTCCCGGTCTTCACCGGATTTGACGTAAATCACCTCCGACACCAACACGCCCGAGTTGCCTGCAATCAGCCGCCCCGGCTCAATCTCGATCTCGCAACCCAAATGGCCCACCTCTTCGCGCACAATTTGGCCGTAGTCGCGCGGCAAAGGAGGGTCGGCGTTGGTCCGCTCATAGGGGATGCCCATGCCGCCGCCGAGGTCCAGCCGGGAAATCTCGTGCCCGTCGCCGCGCAGGACCTCGGTCAGTTCCGCCACCTTGCGATAGGCCAGCCGGTAGGGTTCGAAATCCACCATCTGGCTGCCGATATGCACGTCGATGCCTATGACCTTCAGTCCCGGCAGGGATGCAGCCAAGGCGTACACCTCCCGCGCCCGCGAAATGGGGATGCCGAACTTGTCGCCCTTGCGGCCCGTCGAAATCTTCTCATGCGTCTTCGCATCCACATCCGGGTTCACCCGGACGGTCACAGGCACCTCAGCCCCCATCGAGGCCGCCACCCGCGACAGCATCGCCATTTCCGGCTCGCTCTCGATGTTGAACTGGCGGATACCGCCTTCTATGGCCAAACGCATCTCGGCTTCGGTCTTGCCGACGCCCGAAAACACGATCCGGTCGCCCGGCACGCCAGCGGCCTTTGCCCGGCGATACTCGCCGCCCGACACCACGTCCATGCCTGCACCCAGATCGCCGAGCAGCTTCAGAATGGCCTGGTTGGAATTGGCCTTCATGGCGTAGCAGACCAGATGGTCCATGCCCTCCAACGCCTCGTCCAACAGTTTGAAATGGCGGGTGAATGTCGCGCTGGAATAGCAATAGAACGGCGCGCCGACAGAGGCCGCAATCTCGCGCAGCGGCACGTCTTCGGCGTAAAGCTCACCGTCGCGATACAGGAAATGGTCCATTCAGACGGGCCTTGTTCTTAGGAAGAGGTAAAGCGGCAAGCCGCAGCTGACACCGATGCAAAACGTGGCCGGAA is from uncultured Litoreibacter sp. and encodes:
- a CDS encoding TIGR02302 family protein, with product MNKHDRQIALHELSRPLGLTRLGMIAEQAVRGFWPLWSVLLALFFVLSFGLHTAVSVEVFWIGGAALLGGLSFGVWYAWRNFSWVSEADAIDRLDRSMPGRPLTATFDDMAIGGDDAASRLVWDAHVLRTRKRLAKAKPVEPDLKIAARDPFALRYAALLFFGIAVMFGSIWRLGAPEISLPGTPGEAVIAGPSWEAWVEPPAYTGKPTIYLNDVRTDALTVPTGSQITMRLYGQVGSIPWSETLSGKPAPEVAKSAFTIDVAQSGSLTVDDQVWTITARADAPPKVWFQGAIERALNGEMKLPFNASDDYGVESGTTTITLNLADVDRRHGLAVEPEPREALVLDLPMPINGQRDSFSELLVENMSEHPWAGLNVSFTLDVLDAAGQDSEDDEVTTTLPGRRFFQPIAAAVVEQRRDLLWSRENAKRVSQILRTITYKPDGYFPNDTAYLMIRRAMTRLEINAQFGLSTEVRDEIADLLWQAAVRIEEGRLADALARLREAQERLNQAMQDGASDEEISELMQELSEAMRQYMEQLAQEPQEGGQQQAQNGESQEITQDQLQEMLDRIEELMKEGRTAEAEELLQQLMEMMENMQVAEGQQGEGQQSSGEQAMEGLGETLREQQGLSDEAFRDLQEQFNPGAQAGESQGNEGRNGGQGRGESHEGGGGQGQAQNQGESGDQQNGEGQTGAGEGEEQGSLAQRQQRLRDELARQRAQPLPGEGTEAGDAARDALDRADEAMGRAERALRDQDTAEALGAQSDAMEALREGMRNLGEAMAQNEQQGQQGNSDGQFSEQNRDPLGREQGADGQMGTEQGMLGGEDSRRRSRELLDEIRRRSGEQERPEVERDYLKRLLDQF
- the lysA gene encoding diaminopimelate decarboxylase; translation: MDHFLYRDGELYAEDVPLREIAASVGAPFYCYSSATFTRHFKLLDEALEGMDHLVCYAMKANSNQAILKLLGDLGAGMDVVSGGEYRRAKAAGVPGDRIVFSGVGKTEAEMRLAIEGGIRQFNIESEPEMAMLSRVAASMGAEVPVTVRVNPDVDAKTHEKISTGRKGDKFGIPISRAREVYALAASLPGLKVIGIDVHIGSQMVDFEPYRLAYRKVAELTEVLRGDGHEISRLDLGGGMGIPYERTNADPPLPRDYGQIVREEVGHLGCEIEIEPGRLIAGNSGVLVSEVIYVKSGEDREFLILNAAMNDLIRPAMYGAHHDIVPVKEPAVGELPTKYDVVGPVCESGDTFAKGRAMARMQAGDLVAFRTAGAYGAVMASEYNSRPMIPEVLVHGDQFAVIRARPTFDEMINRDTIPEWL